The genomic DNA CGAGCTGGACCCTCGACGCGGTCCAGGCGGCCGGCGGTCTCGTGGCGGCCCGCCAGCAGTTCGAGAAGGACCAGATCGCCGCCGCCCTCGCCGCCACCGATGGCAACGTCTCGGCGGCCGCCCGGCTGCTGAACATCGACCGCACCAATCTGCACAAGAAGATCCAGGCCTTCGGGCTGGGCGAGAAGCCGGAGGGGTCGTGATGCTCCGCCGGGCACTGCTGTTGGCCCTGGTCTGCGTCGGCGGTCTCGCCGCCTCGGCCGCGCGGGCCGAAGAGCCGGCGCTGCGGAAGTGGCATCTCGGCGTGCAGGCCACCGCGGGCGCGCGCAGCACCCACGACGTGTTCGCGACACCGCTGCTGCCGGGGGCCGCGGTCGAGAAGAAGGGCCGCGGTGCGGGCTTCTTCCTCGGACGTCGGTTCGGCGACCGC from bacterium includes the following:
- a CDS encoding sigma-54-dependent Fis family transcriptional regulator, encoding SWTLDAVQAAGGLVAARQQFEKDQIAAALAATDGNVSAAARLLNIDRTNLHKKIQAFGLGEKPEGS